A stretch of the bacterium SCSIO 12827 genome encodes the following:
- a CDS encoding TetR family transcriptional regulator: protein MEPADTRENLILAAERLFAEKGIDNVSLREINRAAGQKNVAALHYHFGTREMLLEAIFEHRMAGINRRRVAMLDALEAAGPITQVRPVVTAMVAPLAEQLDPTVRGHHYVRFLAQVISDPGIDLGGLVRDKFDHGMARTRDLLRGLLSDLPATVIEQRIRQAVAHFVHALADKARRDAGGRTTGRSGGTQLFIANLIDSIAGALTAPVSDETMALLAEAPRKTA from the coding sequence ATGGAACCTGCCGATACCCGCGAAAACCTTATTCTCGCCGCCGAACGCCTGTTCGCCGAAAAAGGCATCGATAACGTCTCGCTGCGCGAGATCAATCGCGCCGCCGGCCAGAAGAACGTGGCCGCGCTGCATTATCATTTCGGCACCCGCGAGATGCTGCTCGAAGCGATCTTCGAACACCGCATGGCCGGCATCAACCGGCGCCGCGTCGCCATGTTGGACGCGCTGGAAGCCGCCGGCCCGATAACGCAAGTGCGCCCCGTCGTCACCGCCATGGTCGCGCCGCTGGCGGAACAACTCGACCCCACCGTGCGCGGCCATCATTACGTGCGCTTTCTGGCGCAGGTGATCAGCGATCCCGGGATCGATCTGGGCGGTCTGGTGCGTGACAAGTTCGACCACGGCATGGCGCGCACCCGCGACCTGCTACGTGGCCTGCTTTCGGACCTGCCCGCGACCGTGATCGAACAGCGCATCCGCCAGGCCGTCGCCCATTTCGTCCATGCCCTCGCCGACAAGGCCCGACGCGATGCCGGCGGCCGTACCACCGGCCGAAGCGGCGGCACCCAACTGTTCATCGCCAACCTGATCGACAGCATCGCCGGCGCCCTGACGGCGCCCGTATCCGACGAAACGATGGCCCTACTTGCCGAGGCGCCGCGCAAAACAGCCTGA
- a CDS encoding TauD/TfdA family dioxygenase, protein MTAQPQPDFRHITVSPISGALGAEIGGVDLSRPLAPDVVAEIRRALVDNLVIFFRDQDLTPDQHKAFGRLFGDLHINAFFPQVPDHEDVQLLLKEPQHKNNIGDRWHTDVSYTKRPALGSILYAKEVPPYGGDTMFANMYLAYETLSDGMKTVLRGMRAFHSARENFAKRAAEAELPQSASGGFKHSEDVEQEATHPVIRTHPESGRDALYVNSVFTKNFEGMTREESAPLLQYLFAHLCKPELVCRFRWQPGSLAFWDNRCTQHFAINDYHGFRRHMNRVTLLGDAPFLTERADPAHAAA, encoded by the coding sequence ATGACCGCACAACCGCAACCCGACTTTCGCCACATCACCGTCAGCCCGATCTCGGGTGCCCTCGGCGCGGAGATCGGCGGCGTTGACCTGTCCCGGCCGCTGGCCCCGGACGTGGTTGCGGAAATCCGCCGCGCCCTGGTCGACAACCTGGTCATTTTCTTCCGCGACCAGGACTTGACGCCGGACCAGCACAAGGCCTTCGGTCGCCTGTTCGGCGACCTGCACATCAACGCCTTCTTCCCTCAGGTGCCCGACCACGAAGATGTGCAGCTTCTGCTCAAGGAACCGCAGCACAAGAACAATATCGGCGACCGCTGGCATACGGATGTCAGCTACACCAAGCGGCCGGCCCTCGGCTCCATCCTCTACGCCAAGGAAGTTCCGCCCTACGGCGGCGACACCATGTTCGCCAACATGTACCTGGCCTATGAAACCCTGTCGGACGGCATGAAGACCGTGCTGCGCGGGATGCGCGCCTTCCACAGCGCGCGGGAAAATTTCGCCAAGCGCGCGGCCGAGGCAGAATTGCCGCAAAGTGCCTCCGGCGGCTTCAAGCATTCAGAGGACGTGGAACAGGAAGCGACCCATCCGGTGATCCGCACCCATCCGGAATCGGGCCGCGATGCGCTTTACGTGAACAGCGTGTTCACCAAGAACTTCGAAGGCATGACGCGCGAGGAAAGCGCGCCGCTGCTGCAATACCTGTTTGCCCACCTCTGCAAGCCGGAACTCGTCTGCCGCTTCCGCTGGCAGCCCGGCTCTCTCGCCTTCTGGGACAACCGCTGCACCCAGCATTTCGCCATCAACGACTATCACGGCTTCCGCCGCCACATGAACCGGGTGACGCTGCTGGGGGACGCACCCTTCCTGACCGAACGGGCAGACCCCGCACACGCGGCAGCCTGA
- a CDS encoding helix-turn-helix transcriptional regulator: MPNNVEWLLQEATGDRSLQVSERTEIDDDHWKAVIERLEIGPGLRVFLATADVRKDLTVQPSDSEKDVWLSSDVAVSGLLDIELTDGPRFQVGPNHAVLFRPLVRTVDFHLMAGQQIKLAGYGLHGDRIARLFDDDVPPELHPLLEPDISESKVFTMKSTRQLRNLAQNLFAPGLNGPLRTLFMEGTVLQLLAVQAVGRPSGKEARNELSRSERDSVHAARDILLKDMRNPPSLGELASAVGLTEKRLNAGFRMAFGATVFEVLRNHRLEHARIALTMEATPMKVIAYRVGYNHVTNFINAYTARYGNPPGRHTRQGG, encoded by the coding sequence ATGCCAAACAACGTGGAATGGCTCCTGCAAGAGGCGACCGGTGATCGCAGCCTTCAGGTCAGCGAGCGGACTGAAATTGATGATGATCATTGGAAGGCCGTGATTGAGCGGCTGGAGATCGGGCCCGGGCTCAGGGTCTTTCTGGCTACTGCGGATGTGCGCAAGGATCTGACGGTTCAGCCTTCGGACAGCGAGAAGGACGTTTGGCTGAGCAGCGACGTCGCGGTCTCTGGACTGTTGGATATCGAACTGACGGATGGCCCCCGGTTCCAGGTCGGCCCGAACCACGCGGTGTTGTTCCGGCCGCTCGTCCGTACCGTCGATTTTCATCTCATGGCCGGGCAACAGATCAAGCTGGCCGGTTATGGCCTGCATGGTGACCGGATTGCGCGGTTGTTCGATGACGATGTGCCACCGGAACTGCACCCGCTGCTGGAACCGGACATCAGCGAAAGCAAGGTCTTCACCATGAAGAGCACACGCCAGCTCCGCAATCTGGCGCAAAACCTGTTTGCCCCGGGCTTGAACGGCCCGCTGCGCACCCTGTTCATGGAAGGGACCGTTTTGCAGTTGCTGGCCGTCCAGGCCGTCGGGCGACCCAGCGGCAAGGAGGCGAGGAACGAGTTGTCCAGGAGTGAGCGTGACAGCGTTCATGCTGCACGGGACATCTTGCTTAAGGATATGCGGAACCCGCCGAGTTTGGGGGAACTTGCCAGCGCGGTCGGGTTGACGGAAAAGCGGTTGAACGCCGGATTCCGCATGGCTTTCGGTGCGACGGTCTTTGAAGTGTTGCGAAACCATCGCCTTGAACATGCGCGCATCGCGTTGACGATGGAAGCCACTCCGATGAAGGTCATCGCCTACCGGGTTGGGTACAATCACGTCACCAATTTCATCAATGCCTATACCGCGCGCTACGGGAATCCGCCGGGGCGTCACACCCGGCAAGGCGGCTAG
- a CDS encoding AraC family transcriptional regulator, whose amino-acid sequence MAYLSNHTVLASEDLDEVRDFLSGLTAPHEFDVRGSSAGLSTNVAVAPFGDLNLLHFGYGDVRIDVSSGEEGDDGLLFYVVTGGGGSFRRGNTDIDFSVKQGVVRDLSRPIAVTQSGLSAFALPVLKEQLRQHARAVIGADVGGAPVVFDQAIDMTTPGGRQFRNTLQYIANALDGPLREMDNPILNRQMEELLLTQVLTLLPNSFSDAIAGCATQVALPYHVKRARDYIHAHAHTVVSVADIAAAARCGYRTVQNAFKNAYGMSPMTYLRLVRLKRVHGALHTGGEDGATIAQIARAWGFGHMGRFAEMYRREFGELPSETIRKRI is encoded by the coding sequence GTGGCCTATTTGAGTAACCATACGGTTCTGGCGTCTGAAGATCTGGACGAGGTGCGTGACTTCCTTTCGGGGTTGACCGCGCCGCATGAATTCGATGTTCGCGGCAGCAGCGCAGGCCTGTCCACCAATGTCGCCGTGGCGCCGTTCGGGGACCTCAATCTTCTTCATTTCGGCTACGGTGATGTCCGGATCGACGTTTCCTCCGGCGAGGAAGGGGACGACGGACTGTTGTTCTATGTGGTGACGGGGGGAGGCGGGAGCTTTCGCCGCGGCAATACGGACATTGATTTCTCAGTAAAGCAGGGCGTCGTGCGGGATCTATCGCGCCCGATTGCGGTGACGCAGTCGGGATTGTCGGCTTTCGCCTTGCCAGTGTTGAAAGAGCAGCTGCGCCAGCATGCCCGAGCGGTGATCGGCGCCGATGTGGGCGGCGCCCCGGTGGTCTTCGATCAGGCCATCGATATGACGACCCCGGGCGGGCGCCAGTTCCGCAATACGTTGCAGTATATCGCGAACGCCCTGGATGGACCGCTTCGGGAAATGGATAATCCGATCCTTAACCGGCAGATGGAAGAACTGCTCCTGACTCAGGTCCTGACGTTGCTGCCCAACAGTTTTTCCGATGCAATTGCAGGATGCGCAACGCAAGTGGCCCTGCCTTATCACGTCAAGCGGGCGCGTGATTACATTCACGCCCATGCCCATACGGTGGTCAGCGTCGCCGATATCGCCGCGGCGGCCAGATGCGGTTATCGAACCGTGCAAAATGCCTTCAAGAACGCCTATGGCATGTCACCCATGACCTATCTGCGGCTGGTCCGGTTGAAACGAGTTCACGGCGCATTGCATACCGGAGGCGAGGATGGGGCGACAATTGCGCAAATCGCCCGGGCCTGGGGGTTTGGGCATATGGGGCGATTCGCCGAAATGTACCGCCGCGAATTCGGCGAATTGCCCTCGGAAACGATCCGAAAGCGGATCTGA